A stretch of Candidatus Methylomirabilota bacterium DNA encodes these proteins:
- a CDS encoding CDP-archaeol synthase, translated as MRVLELLYFMVPAYVANMAPPFVRYWKGWNRPISPRWLGSHKTVVGFVAGVFAAVLVAFLQSRLGWGGTIADYGGWLDLGVRMGTGAMLGDTVKSFFKRRRGVAPGGTWIPFDQLDFVVGALLFVWPRAALAWTDVVIVLALSFAGHILVNHIGYWLGVRDAKW; from the coding sequence GTGCGCGTCCTCGAGCTCCTCTATTTCATGGTGCCCGCCTACGTCGCGAACATGGCGCCTCCCTTCGTCCGGTACTGGAAGGGCTGGAACCGGCCGATCAGCCCGCGCTGGCTCGGGAGCCACAAGACGGTGGTCGGCTTCGTGGCGGGAGTCTTCGCCGCCGTCCTCGTCGCGTTCCTCCAGTCGCGCCTCGGCTGGGGCGGCACGATCGCCGACTACGGCGGCTGGCTCGACCTCGGCGTGCGCATGGGCACGGGCGCGATGCTGGGCGACACCGTGAAGAGCTTCTTCAAGCGCCGGCGCGGCGTCGCGCCGGGCGGGACCTGGATCCCGTTCGATCAGCTCGACTTCGTCGTGGGCGCGCTGCTCTTCGTCTGGCCCCGCGCGGCGCTCGCGTGGACCGACGTGGTGATCGTGCTCGCGCTGAGCTTCGCCGGCCACATCCTGGTGAACCACATCGGCTACTGGCTGGGCGTCCGCGACGCGAAGTGGTAG
- a CDS encoding phage holin family protein gives MGFLIRVLVNGFAIYLVAQIVPGITVNGVLAALGAGLVLGLINAVVRPILILLTLPVTLVTLGLFLFVLNAFCLWLTAQLVRGFEVHGFWAALFGSLLVSVVSWTLSAFVSDGGRIVVITRRDVITRRG, from the coding sequence GTGGGGTTCCTCATCCGGGTGCTCGTCAACGGGTTCGCGATCTACCTCGTCGCCCAGATCGTGCCGGGCATCACCGTCAATGGCGTGCTCGCCGCGCTGGGCGCGGGCCTCGTCCTCGGCCTGATCAACGCGGTCGTCCGGCCGATCCTGATCCTGCTCACCCTGCCCGTGACGCTCGTCACGCTCGGGCTCTTCCTCTTCGTGCTCAACGCCTTCTGTCTCTGGCTCACCGCCCAGCTGGTGCGAGGCTTCGAGGTCCACGGCTTCTGGGCGGCGCTCTTCGGCTCCCTGCTGGTGAGCGTCGTCAGCTGGACCCTGAGCGCGTTCGTCAGCGACGGCGGGCGGATCGTCGTGATCACACGCCGCGACGTGATCACCCGCCGGGGCTAG
- a CDS encoding tetratricopeptide repeat protein produces the protein MRCRRVAPGLAVLAVLLAGCATAYTEGVAAARQGRYVEASTRFEEALAQRPDRLDALIGLGVARYKLGAYDEAIATLDRARERAPGDAGVRLYLGLAHLRRGDLGPADEHLTAYANAARGRRSAARAEEALRLLRGDPAVTEAMRTFVAASLEDEAELEREAEDARRALERAPTRYPISTTPLCTVRSGRLYCF, from the coding sequence ATGCGGTGCCGTCGCGTCGCCCCGGGCCTGGCCGTCCTCGCCGTCCTCCTCGCGGGCTGCGCCACGGCCTACACCGAGGGCGTCGCCGCCGCGCGCCAGGGTCGCTACGTCGAGGCGTCCACGCGCTTCGAGGAAGCACTGGCCCAGCGGCCCGACCGGCTGGACGCGCTGATCGGCCTCGGCGTCGCCCGGTACAAGCTCGGCGCGTACGACGAGGCGATCGCGACGCTCGACCGCGCGCGGGAGCGCGCGCCCGGCGACGCCGGCGTGCGGCTCTACCTCGGGCTCGCCCACCTGCGGCGGGGCGACCTCGGGCCCGCGGACGAGCACCTCACGGCGTACGCGAACGCCGCGCGTGGCCGCCGGAGCGCGGCGCGGGCGGAGGAGGCGCTCCGGCTGCTGCGCGGCGACCCGGCGGTGACGGAGGCGATGCGGACGTTCGTCGCGGCGAGCCTCGAGGACGAGGCCGAGCTCGAGCGCGAGGCGGAGGACGCGCGACGCGCTCTCGAGCGCGCGCCGACGCGGTACCCGATCTCCACGACACCCCTGTGCACGGTCCGGTCCGGGAGGCTCTACTGCTTCTAG
- a CDS encoding CDGSH iron-sulfur domain-containing protein, producing the protein MPVKITVRPNGPNVVEGEVEVYDASGKKLDTGGRPTIALCRCGGSSNKPFCDGTHNKIAFKAS; encoded by the coding sequence ATGCCCGTCAAGATCACCGTGCGTCCCAACGGTCCGAACGTGGTCGAGGGCGAGGTCGAGGTGTACGACGCCTCCGGCAAGAAGCTCGACACGGGCGGCAGGCCGACGATCGCGCTCTGCCGCTGCGGCGGCTCGAGCAACAAGCCGTTCTGCGACGGGACGCACAACAAGATCGCCTTCAAGGCCTCGTAG